In Saccharolobus solfataricus, a genomic segment contains:
- a CDS encoding PLP-dependent aminotransferase family protein yields MVSRIGKEIEISPVELGSQIAKRVKINMASGTPDPRKMPIKEIKDAYSEVLNELGPKVLFYPGAGGQEELIREIEDKFLSVLNLTKRKDEKIVVTSGAQHAMELLGKYFLENDVIAVENPTFIETFNALKLRSSSVIPISLDPSGIDVNELETLLKVVKIRLLYVIPNCHNPAGVNMSECRRKRLIELAEKYDFYIIEDDPYRPIAGETPQPIKNYDNNGRVIYVSSFSKIIAPGLRVGFLIAKEDIAEKISLMEQLDFSTSTINQYVVARLLRKGVVTERSKELYEHYKSKMKILVDSLVDKGLDKFNEPKCGFFLLLDVGKDSWNVFHKAVEKGLSFVPAKPFFLRGGDTMARLSVSVATKEEIIEGVKILNEVIRNI; encoded by the coding sequence TTGGTATCGAGAATCGGAAAAGAAATAGAGATTTCACCAGTCGAATTAGGATCACAAATAGCTAAAAGAGTTAAAATTAACATGGCCAGCGGGACGCCGGATCCTAGGAAAATGCCAATAAAGGAAATTAAAGATGCATATAGTGAAGTCTTGAACGAACTAGGTCCGAAGGTATTATTTTACCCCGGAGCTGGAGGACAAGAAGAGCTCATACGAGAGATAGAAGATAAATTCTTGAGTGTTCTAAACTTAACTAAGAGGAAAGATGAGAAAATAGTTGTAACAAGTGGAGCACAACATGCCATGGAATTGCTAGGCAAATACTTCCTAGAGAACGATGTTATAGCTGTTGAGAATCCAACTTTCATAGAAACTTTTAACGCACTAAAATTGAGAAGTTCCTCTGTAATTCCAATATCTTTGGATCCCTCAGGGATTGATGTAAATGAGCTCGAAACCTTACTGAAAGTTGTGAAGATTAGATTATTATATGTTATTCCAAATTGTCATAACCCTGCCGGAGTTAACATGTCTGAATGTAGAAGAAAGAGACTAATTGAATTGGCCGAGAAATACGACTTCTATATTATAGAGGATGATCCATATAGACCAATAGCGGGGGAAACTCCACAACCGATAAAGAACTACGACAATAACGGCAGAGTAATATACGTTAGTAGCTTCAGTAAAATAATAGCACCAGGATTAAGAGTGGGATTCCTCATAGCAAAGGAAGATATAGCTGAAAAAATTAGCTTAATGGAACAATTAGACTTCTCTACATCGACCATAAACCAATATGTAGTGGCTAGATTATTAAGAAAGGGGGTTGTAACTGAAAGATCAAAAGAGCTTTATGAGCATTATAAAAGTAAGATGAAGATATTAGTAGACTCTCTCGTAGATAAAGGATTAGACAAGTTTAATGAACCTAAGTGTGGTTTCTTTCTGCTCCTAGATGTTGGAAAAGATAGTTGGAACGTTTTTCATAAGGCTGTAGAAAAAGGCCTAAGTTTTGTTCCAGCAAAACCTTTCTTTTTGAGAGGAGGAGATACCATGGCAAGACTGAGCGTGTCAGTTGCGACTAAAGAAGAAATAATTGAGGGAGTCAAAATCCTTAATGAAGTCATAAGAAATATTTAA
- a CDS encoding NAD(P)-binding domain-containing protein codes for MTLLLKENDVINLLDYKQIYGALVNAFLLFENKFAINLERSRISFHGTTLTFQAAGMENYIGYKTFISGNHLTFLYDTSGNLLSIIESDRLSQARTAVLSILATDYVYGDFSSLGVIGLGKYGLAIVEIANQLKKGIKINVFTPSQQRMEKALSILRGEGIDVSPKDSIKRVCEESEVVTTITKAKDPFLKLEYVNNKRIHINAMGSNIPEKIEIFPEVIKASNLIVVEELEQSLKESGELVIAKRMGMLDMSKITLLSWILSRKINVQKEGITIFKSVGIGLEDLAVGKLIYEKALSKGLGTEIEVKGVWYRESEKK; via the coding sequence TTGACACTACTGCTAAAAGAGAATGATGTAATAAATTTACTGGATTACAAACAAATTTATGGAGCGTTAGTTAATGCATTTTTACTTTTTGAAAATAAATTTGCAATAAATTTAGAAAGAAGTAGAATCTCGTTTCACGGAACTACACTTACGTTTCAAGCAGCAGGTATGGAAAATTACATTGGATATAAAACTTTCATTTCAGGTAACCATTTGACGTTTCTATATGACACCTCTGGTAACTTACTAAGCATAATAGAGTCTGATAGACTTTCACAAGCTAGAACTGCTGTTTTATCAATTCTCGCCACAGATTACGTTTATGGAGATTTTTCCTCTCTAGGAGTAATTGGTTTGGGAAAATATGGCCTAGCGATTGTTGAGATAGCAAACCAATTAAAGAAAGGAATTAAAATTAATGTTTTCACTCCTTCACAACAACGAATGGAAAAGGCTCTATCGATATTAAGAGGTGAAGGTATAGATGTCTCACCGAAAGATTCAATTAAAAGAGTTTGTGAAGAAAGCGAAGTTGTAACGACAATAACTAAAGCTAAGGATCCGTTTTTGAAATTAGAATATGTAAATAATAAGAGAATACACATTAATGCAATGGGTTCCAATATACCAGAAAAGATTGAGATTTTCCCAGAGGTAATAAAAGCGTCAAATTTGATTGTGGTCGAGGAACTAGAGCAGAGTTTAAAAGAATCCGGCGAGTTAGTCATCGCAAAGAGGATGGGAATGTTAGATATGAGTAAGATAACTCTCTTGTCATGGATATTATCTAGAAAGATTAACGTACAGAAAGAGGGAATAACCATTTTTAAATCTGTAGGTATAGGTCTTGAAGATTTAGCGGTAGGGAAACTCATCTATGAAAAAGCTTTAAGCAAAGGTTTAGGTACTGAAATAGAGGTAAAGGGAGTTTGGTATCGAGAATCGGAAAAGAAATAG
- a CDS encoding winged helix-turn-helix transcriptional regulator, which translates to MELTPRLQDIINMLKNKGTMNVKDLALEIKVSPKTAKGYARELQRLGLVEMDQDGNIRLREYEEEAHIDSMKLLKTLENHENEITLLKKEIDTIKGELEKLKKKGKA; encoded by the coding sequence ATGGAACTTACTCCTAGGCTTCAAGATATAATAAATATGCTAAAGAATAAGGGAACTATGAACGTAAAAGATCTAGCTCTAGAAATAAAAGTATCCCCAAAGACAGCTAAGGGCTACGCTAGAGAACTCCAAAGACTTGGGCTGGTTGAAATGGATCAAGACGGTAATATAAGACTTAGGGAATATGAGGAGGAAGCACACATAGACAGCATGAAACTATTGAAGACATTGGAGAATCATGAGAACGAGATAACCTTACTTAAGAAAGAGATAGATACAATCAAAGGAGAGTTGGAAAAGCTCAAAAAGAAAGGGAAAGCCTAA
- a CDS encoding RNA-binding protein, with product MQRHVMSSKDSKIFINKIKEKYNVDISNAKLEVGKEKKEIWYYVNDILAFFDDLIPTLCAIIRLKINLPYVIIDEGAVKAVSKGADLFAPGIVEYNCECKENEIVLAKTKTNLPVAVLRVLMPKEKALVEKKGKFALNLHHIGDKIWEMCNG from the coding sequence ATGCAAAGACATGTTATGTCATCTAAAGACTCTAAGATTTTTATCAACAAGATAAAAGAGAAGTATAATGTTGATATTTCTAATGCTAAATTAGAGGTAGGTAAGGAGAAAAAGGAGATATGGTATTATGTAAACGATATTTTAGCATTTTTCGATGACCTAATTCCTACACTTTGTGCAATAATCAGGTTAAAAATCAATCTCCCTTATGTAATTATAGATGAGGGAGCTGTAAAAGCTGTGAGTAAAGGAGCTGATCTTTTCGCCCCAGGTATAGTAGAATATAACTGCGAATGTAAGGAGAATGAGATTGTTTTAGCGAAGACCAAGACAAATTTACCTGTTGCAGTATTAAGAGTTCTAATGCCAAAGGAGAAGGCTTTAGTTGAAAAGAAGGGAAAGTTCGCCCTTAATCTCCACCATATTGGGGATAAGATATGGGAGATGTGTAATGGGTAA
- a CDS encoding polyprenol monophosphomannose synthase, with protein MGNFSIVIPTYNERDNIVKLVEEINRIVPYNSRILIVDDNSPDGTALILQELNIHNLTVLIRHNERGLGSALRYGISKAIELESDFIVTMDADFSHNPKYLPEMMKIALNENCDLVIGSRYVIGGGIENWSLSRRIISKGANYLFKLVSHSPIMDNTSNYRIYSRRAALLALECDTTNGYEFQICSIFKIIRNNLKIKEYPIIFVDRKTGKSKLNLKEILNWFLYIIRLSLSF; from the coding sequence ATGGGTAACTTTTCTATTGTTATACCCACTTATAATGAGAGAGACAATATTGTAAAACTAGTAGAGGAGATAAATAGGATAGTACCATATAATTCCAGAATTCTTATAGTAGATGATAATAGCCCAGATGGAACAGCATTAATATTGCAAGAGTTAAACATTCATAACCTTACTGTATTAATAAGACATAACGAAAGAGGCTTAGGATCAGCGTTAAGATATGGAATTAGTAAGGCGATAGAGCTAGAATCAGACTTCATAGTCACTATGGATGCGGACTTTAGTCATAATCCGAAATATTTACCAGAAATGATGAAAATTGCCTTAAATGAAAATTGCGACCTAGTTATAGGTTCTAGATATGTAATAGGAGGTGGAATAGAAAATTGGTCACTTAGTAGGAGAATTATAAGTAAGGGAGCCAACTATCTGTTTAAGTTAGTTTCACATTCCCCAATCATGGATAATACGTCAAATTACAGAATATACTCACGTAGAGCCGCACTATTGGCATTAGAATGTGATACCACAAATGGATATGAATTTCAAATATGCTCAATATTCAAAATTATAAGGAATAACCTCAAGATTAAGGAATATCCCATCATCTTTGTAGATAGAAAAACTGGAAAAAGTAAACTTAATTTGAAGGAAATTTTAAATTGGTTCCTTTATATAATTAGGCTTTCCCTTTCTTTTTGA